Below is a window of Corvus cornix cornix isolate S_Up_H32 chromosome 10, ASM73873v5, whole genome shotgun sequence DNA.
TGTGAACTTTAAGGCTTCAATTACAAATTCTGAAATTCAGGACAAGGAAGAGAAGAACACAAAGCTGCACATTAGAGTTTCCCAGAAGCAATCCTCCCCAAGCAAAATACAGTTCTCTCATGCGGCTTTTTCCAGCAAACTTTTGTTAAATAAGACTAAGATATCAATTTCTCCATGTTTCAGCATAAATCAAGCTTTGCACAGAGATCTGTCCCATAATGTCTCCTGACAAGCACATAATCTACAAACAAATCCCATCTAATTCCAGTGTGTAAGCTGCAAAAATAGTAAGACTGGAAGTCATATTCTTGGAAAATTACTCTGTGTGGTGAAGAAATGGTATGTCAAATACAAAGGTATTTGTCTGGACTCAACTCAAATTCAGGGTTCTCCATGGCCAGCCTATCcctaacatttttttcaatgtcTTTCAAGAGAACAACTGGGTTTTTTGGGTCTGGCTTTTCCAGGTAGTGACTATTTATCATTTTCCTGTATAAGCCTTGTTCCTAATTTTTATAGCCCAGTGCCCTAGGACTttgggaaagtatttttttttcttgactggCTTTTGCTCAAATCAACTGATTTCTAACATAAATTTGTGATATTGAactttctttgattttttttttcccctgcagaagGTCAAACTTAATAGAAAAATTGGAAGTATGCCCAATGAAAATCCATACAGCAGGTGGGCTTTACCTATGATGTATTTTcggaaaataaatattgcttgTTGTTGACATTATTTCTAATTCCCATAGGCTATATCTGGATCTTTCTTCCACCCTaacaggaattaaaacaaaatgactCAAAGAGCAGAATATAATGCAAAACAAGGAAGGATCTCATACACAGCTCTATAGAATAAACAGAACATTGGTTGCTGTGCTCTGGCAAATGTGTAAACACTAAAAGGAAACATTATTTAATATCTACTATACTGAGGTTTAttgcaaaaaagaaatacttgttttttGCCCTTTTGATCTTTGTTctaaaatttttgttctttaggACAATAGTCAAAAATCCCACAAATTTTGAAGTGAGAAAGGAGACAccaaacaaaatagaaattctGTTCATTTCTATCTGCTCGGGAATATCAAAAgttatttctactttttctgttgtttttactTGTAGGCTGACTCAGAGTATGGCTCTCTCAGCCATGACTGCAGTACACAGTAAAGATACTGGACCTCCCTTTAACCTGGCCTAGCAGTGCAGGTACCTGAAGCAGTGTagccatggcagcacagagctctgagcGGCCTAATTACTCTGCCAAGAAATAAATGGATAGTGGCAATTCCCTGGGGAAAAAGAGGTTGAATCGTTAACAAAAAGAGTTTCCCCTCAGGCACGTTCGTTAAATAGGTGTTAGCAAGAGCCAGAAAACCTCAAGTTCTAActttagaataaaaatgtctttgtccTTTGGCACTTTTGATGTCCTAGTCCTTCCAATTCTCCCACTCTCTGTAGATACAAAAGAAAGATGTGATTCCAGTATCTGATGGAAAACCTAAATTAAAGCCAAATGATCCCCACACAACCAAAATCTATACATAAGATCTccttaaaaagacaaatttaaaaagtttctcCTGTCTGGAAACATGCAGAGCTctcctggtggcagcagcagggtggaGTTGCTTGAGCATCCTGTCTCCATAGGACACACGTCAGGGTCAGTCTCCCGAGCAACGCCAGGAGCATGGGCAGATCTGTTTATTGTGCCTGTAAAAATGGCAGGGTGTCTACGGGGAAGAccaaggagaagaaacaaatgAGAGCAAGATACAGGGGAAGGGAATTTAATTCTGTTATCTCTTCTTCCACCAATCTTTGCTCATACACAAGAGTGGACATGTATAGAGAAAGGTGAAGGGGTAATTTTATCAATCTGCTCACTTTCTTACAAGCTTAAAAtacacacagcattttttttctgaaagtggaGCCCAAGACTTCACTAAAATTGCACACAGtcttttattttacaagttGAATCTATTTATGTAGACTCTGAGCTAAATCAAATGAGCAAAATCCACATTATTTGTCTGAAATTGCCTTTGAGGTCAATGCAAGTCTAACTAGTTTAAGCACAGAGATGTAAAGCCATTTCAGGAACATACCAGGTTTCTCCATGTGGAGACCTTAGAGAGTATTGCCAAATCACAGTCCGTAGACCTATGAGTGTCTggcaaaatgctgttttcaacAGCTGAAACTTTGGTTTTGAGCAGACAGAAAGCCAGAAAACCGTGAGTCTGCTGTCTCAAAACAGAGGCCAGTAAGTAAATGGTGTGTAGAGGCTAATAGTTGCAATTTTATCACATacatttaaatgtgaaaaaacaaCAGGACACTTCTAAAATCCaagctggttttcattttcaaatgttcatATGCTACAGCTCAGATATATTCACCCCACTTAGAGCTAACCACACTGATTTGATGTTTCTATGCAGGCAAAGAAGCAACACAGGTGAAAATCCCACAGAGTCACCAGGATGTGATGCCCAATGATGAGCAGTAATTACTGCAGCAACACTTCAGCCAGCATGAGTGTCAACGAAATGTCTGCTTTCCCTCTGACTTTAGAACAAAAAACTGGCTTTGCCTTTGTGgggattttgtgtgttttcttggGACTTCTAATTATCAGATGCTTCAAAATCTTGCTAGACCCCTACAGCAGTATGCCTTCTTCCACGTGGGAAGATGAAGTTGAGGGGTTGGACAAAGGAACATTTGAATATGCTCTTGCATGAAAACTCACAGAATATCCTGCCTTAAATTTGATGTTGATTTCATTTTGGAAACCAACTGTTGTTACATTTGTTATACATACCTGCATTTTGGAAATATGTTGGTGACATCcattttgttaaataaatatttgttgcAAACTCAAAAGGTACTTCATGTTGCTTTTATTCGATGAACAGTGGAATGGTAGATGAGAAATGGCTAACAGCAAACAAATACACAATAATTCACTAGAAAGTTACCATGCCCAGTGTTTTAAGGATCAGATGATATCTGGCTCTTCAGAGGAGCATCTCATGTCTACTGTGTCTCATGAtaagctgaagaaaaagatgaagaacaCAAAAGACAGGCTCATGAATGGTGAATGTTCAAGTGGtagccccctcccctcctcatCCAACACAATTTTCTGAAACTCAGTGTCTGTACTTGTACACTGAGGATACAAAAGTGGAGGACAACAAAAGGTTGTGATTTAGAGGAGGTGCCTGCAAGAGGTGTGTGTCCATGATTTTATTCCACTTGGTTATAGAAGATGATTCCGTTTAAAGTGAAGCTTAAACTGTCTGGTTAACAGCTCCCAGGAGTAATTACACCAGCCTGGCAAGGTCAAAGCAGACACAGTCATGCTGCTTGCCCATTTTTACCCAGCCCCCAGGCAGGTCGGGGTCCAGAGCTCTGTACACTCCAGCACTCTCCACAGCTGGTTCTTCTGTTTGTGCTCCTGCAGTTGTGCACAGTATGGGATCTGGACTGTCACCGATGAACTGGTCATGGGAGATCCTATGAAAGCAGAGACTCAAATCTGGATATTCAAGGTCACCCTCATACACACAGCTGTTTAGCAAGTGTGACAGTACTTGACAGAAATTCAATTCCGTTTTTAAGAAGGCTGGCATTAGAATTTTAGGCACTGTCACTTTTGCTAAACAGATCTGTTTGCAATGAGGAGCTGAGAGAAGGAGATCAGTTGcagcagttgttttctttttcatgtattctgaaaaatacatgttATTCCTTTTGCCCCATATACTAGGCAGAGGCAGACAGTGAACAGCAGACCTGAAGTGTCATTTGGAACATAAAATACTCGATTGTACAGAGAAGGACATGAATCTCCTGTCTGAAAAATACAAGAGAGGAACAGCCAATATTAATCTACACTGATCCATTCAAATTATAAAACATAAACAATTTTGTGAATGTAAGGGCTTTTCAACTGCTTCAGATTATATGTAAGAAAAAATTCCAGACCCTCAGAGATTCAGTATATTGCATATATCCTATCTGATTTAGCCATAAAATCCAAGGTAGATATCAGTACAATGATTCATGTGATTTGTTATTGCTGGATAGCATCATCCACTGCAGAGACCTGACACTGCCATTCTTTTAATGTACATCTaatcagcacagctgagctctgtgctgtcagGTTGGAGTGCTGAAGGTGCTTAAGTTATCTGGGTTAAATATAGTTCAGTTATCTCTGAACTACACAGCAAGCACTGCAAACATATCCAAAGAACTCCAATATTGtcttattatttttgttctttaccCAGTCTATTGCTGGAAACAATTATCTAATCCCCTTATAATTACAAAGCTTCATCATTTCCTGCCTGCTCTTTTCTTCATCCCAAAAAGACTAGGAAGTCAGCCTTCCCAGAAATAATACAGAGCACAtaatttttcaaaggttttcCTTAAATATACAGAGTAAAACTTTAAATAGGGTCAGGagtaaatgttttaaaactgcatGTAGGACAAGAGGACCCCCCCAAAGACTGATCCCACTGACTTCACTGAATCTTCTGCATAAAATGCACTGAGCAGATCCTGTCCTGAACTCTTGTTATCTGCATGACTATATATGCAGAACTGAAAGATAGAGAGAATATGATCTGTTCAGAATCAGGCATAGCTGGGAGGGAAATGGAGAtaacaaaagtattttcaggCCCCCTTAGAAATTTTGCAATGCCATAAACCCAGTAATTGTAATGGATAGGTACATTTGCTGGTTAATAGTTAACAAGCTAGAATGCCTTTCTAAATCACCAtctagaaatgttttgaaagagaGTGATTGGATGGCCTATTCAGTATattaaacaggagaaaaatctggCCAATAAGGCAGAGTCTGTAATGCCTCAAAGAGAGGGTCACACTGTATGCATGAATAAAAGAGGCAGATTGTCCTTCCCTAAAAACACAGGATTGAATGGTAAGTTAAATTACCCTGAATAAGGTAAACTTGATTATTTATGCATAATGCTAGAAAACTAAACACAAAGTTAATGGCAAATAACAGTTCAGAGATCTCTGGAAATACATTGTGAAAACCAAAGTATTGTTTTCAAGAACAGCAGAAAGGTAAGAGACTTTACTTTTCCTAGCAAAACACTAATATGGAAATAAGACAGTCAAATGACAGAATCATTTTACTTGGTAGCAAGAGTTCATTGTCATCAAAGACTCAGGATTTCATTCAGTCATGGAGATGGAAACAAACATAGTTTCACTGACCTCAATGAGAGAAGATTTGGTTTTGCTCCTTCATGCCTGAAGATGAAACACTTCCTTGCAACTTTAAGAGGCTGAAGGAAGCAGAATACTATGATCATAAAtgtgtaataataataataataataataatacagaGCCAgtagaagtaaaataaactaaataaatgtaatatgTTGCTGTGAGGCTTACACACATTAAGGAGGAAAACTAACATAAATATGAAGGTGACAAAGTGGTGCCTCAGCAGAGAGGTGACAGCAGAATATTACCTATAGCTGatggaagaaataagaaaatatgctTTAGCTGTATCTCATACTGAAGATGGAGGACATCTGATTATCAGCTCTTCAAATTATAACTTGATATGTGATTTTAGAGAAAATTTACATTGCTGAGCTATAAATATTGATGCAGTATTTTATCTTTCAGTGCCAAAGGGCCAAATGCATTTCACAAAATCATTgagaaatttaaattgaaaaaatcaTAGGAgttcatctagtccaacctctTGTGAAAATAtggaacttaaaaaaaatgtctgtAATGGGCTTATTTATCCAGATTTTCAGTTCATACATTTGCTTATAAgatatattttgtttctaacACTTTCTGCTTTTACAAATGCTTGCAGAGTTTCAATGTCTAAGCATGCTCTGGTTTAGTGCCTTTGAACAAACCTGGGCTCCTAC
It encodes the following:
- the CTXN2 gene encoding cortexin-2, translating into MMSSNYCSNTSASMSVNEMSAFPLTLEQKTGFAFVGILCVFLGLLIIRCFKILLDPYSSMPSSTWEDEVEGLDKGTFEYALA